In Gammaproteobacteria bacterium (ex Lamellibrachia satsuma), a single genomic region encodes these proteins:
- the secA gene encoding preprotein translocase subunit SecA has product MVTNIFKKVFGSRNDRLVKRMSKDVTKISALEADMEALSDEALSAKTPEFRERLEKGESLDSLLSEAFAVVREAGRRVMQMRHFDVQLIGGMVLNQGKIAEMRTGEGKTLVATLAVYLNALPAKGVHVVTVNDYLARRDAAWMARIYHFLGLSTGVINSSGGGGPDSASYLYDPEHSGSTDGFLHLRPVERKAAYAADVTYGTNNEFGFDYLRDNMAFSGEQRVQRPPFYAIVDEVDSILIDEARTPLIISGPTDDSSDLYQAIDKIIPRLTRQDPITNDEGQPDFGPGDFSVDEKARQTYLSEEGHQHVEDMLTEAGLLEEGASLYDSANIMLMHHVNAALRAHALFQKDVEYIVKDGQIVIVDEFTGRTMHGRRWSDGLHQAVEAKEGVEIQHENQTLASITFQNYFRLYEKLSGMTGTADTEAFEFQQIYGLEVVVIPTNMPMVRDDKGDLIFLTPDEKYQAILDDVQDCVKRGQPVLVGTASIETSELVSNLLNQAKVEHKVLNAKHHEQEAEIVAQAGVPGAVTIATNMAGRGTDIVLGGNLETQLAVLGEDPNQAKVDEMSEAWGLVHKQVLEAGGLHVVGTERHESRRIDNQLRGRSGRQGDPGSSRFYLSLDDSLMRIFASDKVGGIMKKLGMEKGEAIEHPWVTKAIENAQRKVEGRNFDIRKQLLEYDDVANDQRKVVYQQRNELMETEDISETITSLRADVVDDVMHQYIPRESLEEQWDVSGLSQALADAFSGEWPVQQWLDDDHDLHEETLLARIEETLEVEYQKKEGFVGAEGMRQFEKGVMLQTLDGIWKEHLAAMDYLRQGIHLRGYAQKNPKQEYKREAFEMFSNMLDGIKTEVVGVLSKVQVQMPEEMALQDHSQQGSDFEFKHEEFHGLTEEEQAAPQQAAAAEEEHQPFVREGRKIGRNEPCPCGSGKKYKQCHGRIA; this is encoded by the coding sequence ATGGTCACCAACATATTCAAGAAGGTCTTCGGCAGCCGTAATGATCGTCTGGTCAAGCGGATGAGCAAGGATGTCACCAAGATTAGTGCGCTGGAAGCGGATATGGAGGCGCTTTCGGACGAAGCGCTGAGTGCCAAAACCCCGGAGTTTCGCGAACGCCTGGAGAAGGGGGAGTCTCTCGACTCACTCCTGAGTGAGGCCTTTGCCGTTGTGCGTGAGGCTGGGCGCCGGGTGATGCAGATGCGCCACTTCGATGTGCAGCTGATTGGCGGCATGGTGCTTAACCAGGGCAAGATCGCCGAGATGCGGACCGGTGAAGGCAAGACCTTGGTCGCCACCCTGGCAGTCTATCTCAATGCCTTGCCTGCCAAGGGCGTGCACGTGGTGACGGTGAACGACTATCTGGCCCGCCGCGACGCGGCCTGGATGGCCAGGATCTACCACTTTCTGGGGCTGAGTACGGGTGTCATCAACTCCTCCGGCGGAGGGGGGCCCGATAGCGCGTCCTACCTCTATGATCCCGAACACTCTGGTTCCACGGATGGTTTCCTGCACTTGCGCCCCGTTGAGCGTAAAGCGGCTTATGCCGCCGATGTGACCTACGGCACCAACAATGAATTCGGTTTCGACTATCTGCGCGACAATATGGCGTTCAGCGGAGAGCAAAGGGTACAGCGTCCGCCTTTCTATGCCATCGTGGACGAGGTGGATTCCATCCTTATTGATGAGGCGCGAACACCGCTGATTATCTCCGGTCCCACCGACGACAGTTCCGACCTTTACCAGGCGATCGATAAGATCATTCCTCGGCTGACACGGCAGGACCCCATCACCAACGACGAGGGGCAGCCGGATTTTGGTCCCGGCGACTTTTCGGTGGATGAGAAGGCGCGCCAGACTTATCTCAGCGAAGAGGGGCATCAGCATGTGGAGGATATGCTGACTGAGGCCGGGCTGCTGGAAGAGGGCGCAAGCCTCTACGATTCAGCCAATATCATGTTGATGCACCATGTGAATGCGGCGCTGCGCGCCCATGCCCTGTTCCAGAAAGATGTGGAGTACATAGTCAAGGATGGGCAGATCGTTATTGTTGACGAATTTACCGGTCGTACCATGCATGGCCGCCGCTGGTCAGATGGGCTGCACCAGGCAGTCGAGGCCAAAGAGGGGGTGGAGATTCAGCACGAGAATCAGACGCTTGCCTCAATCACCTTCCAGAACTATTTCCGGCTTTACGAGAAACTGTCGGGTATGACGGGTACGGCCGATACCGAGGCCTTCGAGTTTCAGCAGATCTATGGATTGGAGGTCGTGGTTATCCCCACCAACATGCCCATGGTTCGCGATGACAAGGGTGACCTGATCTTTCTTACGCCGGATGAGAAGTATCAGGCAATCCTCGACGACGTGCAGGATTGCGTGAAACGGGGTCAGCCGGTGCTGGTGGGTACCGCTTCCATCGAGACCTCGGAACTGGTTTCCAATTTGCTGAACCAGGCCAAGGTCGAGCATAAGGTTCTGAATGCCAAGCACCACGAGCAGGAGGCCGAGATTGTGGCTCAGGCCGGTGTGCCGGGTGCGGTTACCATCGCCACCAACATGGCGGGCCGAGGTACAGATATCGTGTTGGGCGGCAATCTTGAGACTCAGTTGGCCGTGTTGGGAGAGGACCCGAACCAGGCAAAAGTCGATGAGATGTCCGAGGCGTGGGGGTTGGTACACAAACAGGTCCTGGAAGCCGGTGGTCTGCACGTGGTGGGTACCGAACGCCATGAGTCCCGCCGTATCGACAACCAGCTGCGGGGCCGCTCCGGCCGTCAGGGTGATCCTGGCTCCAGTCGCTTCTATCTTTCGCTGGATGACAGCCTGATGCGCATATTTGCCTCAGACAAGGTAGGCGGCATCATGAAAAAGCTGGGCATGGAGAAGGGCGAGGCGATCGAGCATCCCTGGGTAACCAAGGCGATCGAGAATGCGCAGCGCAAGGTTGAGGGACGCAACTTCGATATCCGCAAACAGCTGCTCGAATATGATGATGTGGCCAATGACCAGCGTAAGGTGGTCTATCAGCAGCGTAACGAACTGATGGAGACGGAGGATATCTCCGAGACCATTACCAGTCTGCGTGCCGACGTGGTGGATGATGTCATGCACCAGTATATCCCCCGTGAGAGTCTTGAAGAGCAGTGGGATGTGTCGGGGCTGAGTCAGGCATTGGCTGATGCGTTTAGTGGAGAGTGGCCGGTCCAGCAGTGGCTGGATGATGACCATGATCTGCACGAAGAGACGCTCCTCGCACGTATTGAGGAGACGCTCGAAGTTGAGTATCAGAAGAAGGAGGGTTTCGTCGGTGCCGAGGGGATGCGTCAGTTTGAGAAGGGCGTGATGCTACAGACCCTCGACGGTATCTGGAAAGAGCATCTGGCCGCGATGGACTATCTGCGTCAGGGTATTCACCTGCGGGGTTATGCGCAGAAAAACCCCAAGCAGGAGTACAAACGCGAAGCCTTCGAGATGTTTTCCAACATGCTGGACGGCATCAAAACCGAAGTCGTGGGCGTTCTCTCAAAGGTACAGGTACAGATGCCGGAAGAGATGGCGCTGCAGGACCACTCTCAGCAGGGCAGCGACTTTGAGTTCAAGCATGAAGAGTTTCATGGCCTGACCGAAGAGGAACAGGCTGCACCGCAACAGGCAGCTGCTGCAGAGGAAGAGCATCAGCCGTTTGTGCGTGAAGGACGCAAGATCGGGCGCAATGAACCCTGTCCATGTGGTTCCGGTAAGAAATACAAGCAGTGTCATGGGCGCATCGCCTGA
- a CDS encoding Nudix family hydrolase — MMLIHVAAAAIEDDQGRILIARRPEQVHQGGLWEFPGGKLEAGESPLQALERELLEELDVRPLRSEPLIRITHHYENRSVLLDVHRVSAFEGTPRGVEGQPLRWCRPQEMRPEVFPAADRPVITALQLPSRYLITGADSSRPEQFLRRLEHVLQQGVRIVQLRAHELSDQDYRELVDAARKTTGNVGARLILNRPDSVLDWAGLADGLHLNRHALMSQQRRPVNAGLVGASCHDPEELARAVDLGLDYALLSPVLPTASHPDAEPLGWDQFEAWVDQANLPVYALGGMRLEAMVEARRRGAQGIAAIGGLWPEN; from the coding sequence TTGATGCTGATCCACGTCGCCGCCGCAGCTATCGAGGATGACCAGGGCCGCATTTTGATCGCCCGGCGTCCGGAACAGGTGCATCAGGGCGGGCTCTGGGAGTTCCCCGGCGGCAAACTGGAAGCGGGTGAGTCTCCGCTGCAGGCGCTGGAACGGGAGCTGCTGGAGGAGCTCGACGTCCGGCCGCTGCGCTCTGAACCACTGATCCGCATCACCCATCACTATGAAAATCGTTCCGTGCTCCTTGATGTCCACCGTGTGAGTGCCTTTGAGGGAACGCCCCGGGGTGTCGAGGGTCAGCCGCTTCGTTGGTGCAGACCCCAGGAGATGCGCCCTGAGGTATTTCCTGCGGCGGATCGCCCTGTAATTACGGCGCTTCAGCTGCCTTCCCGTTACCTCATCACCGGCGCAGATTCATCACGGCCGGAACAGTTTCTGCGGCGTCTTGAGCATGTTTTGCAACAGGGCGTGCGTATCGTCCAGTTGCGCGCCCATGAACTATCCGATCAGGATTACCGGGAGCTGGTCGATGCAGCCAGGAAAACTACTGGAAATGTGGGTGCCCGCCTCATTCTGAATCGCCCGGACAGCGTCCTGGACTGGGCCGGGCTGGCAGATGGTCTGCATCTCAATCGACATGCATTGATGTCACAACAACGACGTCCAGTGAACGCAGGCCTGGTGGGGGCTTCCTGTCATGATCCGGAGGAACTTGCCCGCGCTGTCGACCTGGGACTGGACTACGCGCTACTGTCACCCGTGCTGCCGACGGCCAGCCATCCTGATGCGGAGCCTTTGGGGTGGGATCAGTTTGAGGCGTGGGTTGATCAAGCGAATCTTCCAGTCTATGCGCTGGGGGGGATGCGGTTGGAAGCGATGGTTGAGGCAAGGCGGCGTGGTGCCCAAGGTATTGCGGCTATCGGTGGATTGTGGCCGGAAAACTGA
- the argJ gene encoding bifunctional glutamate N-acetyltransferase/amino-acid acetyltransferase ArgJ yields MRDDVYSVPGIRLGVAAAGIKYPDRNDLLVIELPEGGGCAGVFTRNAFCAAPVHVAKQHMGVETPRYLLINSGNANAGTGDQGLLDAQRSCAALAEVTGCEAAQVLPFSTGVIGENLPVDCIEQVLPKAIESLDEASWEVAAAAIMTTDTRPKVVSRQFDLAGESITVTGIAKGSGMIRPDMATMLAYLATDLAVDVSLLQQCLRDAVQPSFNSISVDGDTSTNDACMLLASGKAGVELVSDADSEAYRKLSQTVTEVCMSLAREIVRDGEGATKLVEVLVESATSEREARSVAYTIAHSPLVKTALFASDPNWGRILAAVGRAGLEDLVIDQVEIWLDDLCIVRDGGRATDYTEAAGQQVMDRAEFTIGVKLGRGQAAARILTCDLSYDYVKINAEYRT; encoded by the coding sequence ATGAGGGATGATGTCTATTCTGTCCCCGGCATTCGCCTGGGGGTGGCGGCAGCGGGCATCAAGTATCCCGACAGGAATGATCTGCTCGTTATAGAGTTGCCGGAAGGCGGGGGCTGTGCAGGCGTCTTCACTCGTAACGCGTTTTGTGCAGCCCCGGTGCATGTGGCCAAACAGCATATGGGGGTAGAAACCCCCCGTTATCTGCTGATCAATTCCGGAAATGCCAATGCCGGCACCGGCGACCAGGGTTTGTTGGATGCGCAACGCTCCTGTGCGGCGCTGGCTGAGGTTACCGGCTGTGAGGCTGCCCAGGTTCTGCCCTTCTCCACCGGTGTGATTGGTGAGAATCTGCCGGTCGATTGCATTGAACAGGTGCTGCCGAAAGCGATTGAGTCTTTGGATGAGGCGTCGTGGGAAGTGGCCGCGGCGGCGATTATGACCACCGACACCCGCCCAAAAGTAGTATCCCGACAGTTCGACCTGGCGGGGGAGAGCATCACCGTGACCGGTATTGCCAAGGGCTCCGGCATGATTCGGCCCGATATGGCCACCATGTTGGCCTATCTGGCAACGGATCTCGCAGTGGATGTTTCGCTACTGCAGCAGTGCCTGCGTGATGCGGTCCAGCCCTCCTTCAATAGCATTTCCGTGGATGGGGATACCTCCACCAATGACGCTTGTATGCTGTTGGCCAGTGGCAAGGCCGGGGTTGAATTAGTGTCTGATGCCGACTCTGAGGCATACCGGAAACTGAGTCAGACGGTCACCGAGGTCTGCATGTCTCTCGCGCGGGAGATAGTGCGGGACGGCGAGGGCGCAACCAAACTGGTCGAAGTGCTGGTGGAATCCGCGACCAGTGAGCGGGAGGCGAGATCGGTTGCCTATACCATTGCTCACTCCCCCTTGGTCAAGACGGCGCTTTTTGCCTCCGACCCCAACTGGGGGCGTATTCTCGCCGCAGTAGGGCGGGCTGGCCTGGAAGATTTGGTCATTGATCAGGTGGAGATCTGGCTCGACGACCTATGTATCGTTCGGGACGGAGGACGTGCCACAGACTATACCGAAGCGGCGGGACAGCAGGTGATGGATCGCGCCGAATTCACCATCGGCGTGAAACTGGGCCGTGGTCAAGCCGCAGCACGGATTCTGACCTGCGATCTCTCCTACGACTACGTCAAGATCAACGCTGAATACAGAACCTGA
- a CDS encoding M23 family metallopeptidase, producing the protein MKIIYLRGIGKSCSTTGRCLSAITLLGLLCVFGAGMLWTGYRMGVQDVTFPEHQLVRSLRDTFTQERRVLEDTRTDAQERIDGLAMRLGQLQANLLRLDALGQRLVDIGSLDKGEFSFEAPSAVGGPLVDEVVKSQSVLPEILKDMDSLEVLIANREQQLMLLEDLIMNSELEKSVHPAGRPVAKGWISSYYGMRNDPFTGKRTMHKGMDFAGKKDSDVVAVAAGVVTKAGEQSGYGYLIEINHGKGYVTRYGHNSKINVKIGDRVQQGQTIGSMGSTGRSTGPHVHFEVLRNGKTVNPTKYIRTKRTEARA; encoded by the coding sequence ATGAAGATCATCTACTTGCGTGGCATCGGAAAAAGCTGTAGTACCACAGGACGTTGTCTATCGGCAATCACCCTGCTTGGACTGCTTTGCGTCTTTGGCGCAGGCATGCTTTGGACCGGTTACAGAATGGGTGTGCAGGACGTGACTTTTCCTGAGCACCAGCTGGTGCGTTCGCTGAGAGATACCTTCACCCAGGAGCGTCGTGTACTGGAAGATACCAGGACCGATGCCCAAGAGCGCATCGACGGCCTGGCCATGCGGCTGGGGCAGTTGCAGGCTAATTTGCTGAGGCTGGATGCCCTTGGTCAACGCCTGGTGGATATCGGCAGCCTGGATAAGGGTGAGTTCAGTTTCGAGGCGCCGTCAGCTGTGGGTGGTCCGCTAGTGGATGAAGTGGTGAAATCCCAGTCGGTGCTGCCGGAGATCCTGAAGGACATGGACAGCCTGGAAGTGCTTATCGCGAACAGGGAACAGCAATTGATGTTGCTGGAAGATCTGATTATGAACTCGGAGTTGGAGAAATCCGTACACCCGGCCGGTCGTCCCGTGGCCAAGGGGTGGATCTCTTCATATTATGGCATGCGCAACGACCCGTTTACCGGCAAGCGCACCATGCACAAGGGGATGGACTTCGCCGGAAAGAAAGACTCGGATGTCGTTGCGGTAGCGGCAGGCGTGGTGACCAAGGCGGGCGAGCAGAGCGGTTATGGTTACCTGATTGAGATCAATCACGGCAAGGGTTATGTCACCCGCTATGGCCACAACTCGAAGATCAACGTCAAAATCGGTGACCGGGTGCAGCAGGGCCAGACCATCGGCAGCATGGGTTCAACCGGCCGTTCCACAGGCCCTCACGTTCATTTTGAGGTGCTGCGTAATGGTAAAACCGTCAATCCCACCAAATATATCCGCACCAAACGCACAGAAGCCCGGGCCTGA
- a CDS encoding response regulator — MLRNSEYQSAWVRLAIWGFSVGYIGLGAWTDYYVVDVGQYYLFFGFFMLVFLGLLVSIYYVPEMPARRYVTVVSDIVAVSLAIFLTNEAISPFYLLYIWIFVSYGTRYGKRLLKVASILSVFAYNVVLVALDEWQQHTFEAFFFLLLLVVLPMYQYSLLRKLHEARQEAEQANKARGDFLATMTHELRTPLIGVIGMSRLMQSTRLDSEQQEYLHSIKASAHLLRALIGDILDFSKIDANKLELESSAFEVRDLLRGVTSTLATEAQEKQVELICQVDARLPRELLGDELRLSQILFNLVGNAIKFTDEGEVILRVLLATGDEKVTVPHVRLEVEDTGIGIPAEKLENIFEIFWQADVSTSRRFGGTGLGTTVARDLTRLMGGDIGVRSRLGVGTCFWVKLPLLPKDGSKVGVNPPVLSGRRCLLLEASDKGRAVYSEVVTELGMEVTAVSSVDSLKQMPKQAWELILLCDSVNGIDPESVLNQLDDYVTGQPPVLFAGYRGRKVNLPTRAIPVLLKPFLVDQLAQAAVRALRGESASGEDEAAFPKRGGQRAEDSGVNILLAEDNSIAAKVLTTLLVQKGHRVIHAIDGRQALEAATGNEFHLAFIDLRMPHLDGFDFTRLYREQEPEGLHMPILALTANAAEDVIEQCHEVGMDGFINKPVEPEQLDLVISRYVQTQEYG; from the coding sequence TTGCTGCGCAATTCGGAGTACCAGTCGGCCTGGGTGAGGCTGGCGATCTGGGGCTTCAGTGTCGGTTATATCGGGCTTGGCGCCTGGACCGACTACTATGTGGTCGATGTCGGGCAGTACTATCTCTTTTTCGGTTTCTTCATGCTGGTCTTTCTGGGCCTGCTGGTCAGTATCTACTATGTGCCGGAGATGCCGGCGCGTCGCTACGTCACAGTTGTTTCCGATATCGTAGCCGTCAGTCTGGCAATATTTCTCACCAACGAGGCAATCAGCCCCTTCTATCTGCTCTACATCTGGATCTTCGTCTCCTACGGAACCCGCTATGGCAAGCGGCTGTTGAAGGTCGCTTCCATCCTTAGCGTCTTCGCCTACAATGTTGTGTTGGTCGCCCTGGATGAGTGGCAGCAGCACACCTTCGAGGCCTTTTTTTTCCTGCTGCTGCTGGTGGTGCTGCCGATGTACCAATACTCCCTGCTGCGCAAGCTGCATGAGGCGCGGCAGGAGGCGGAACAGGCAAACAAGGCACGGGGGGATTTTCTTGCCACCATGACCCATGAACTGCGTACCCCTTTGATTGGGGTGATTGGTATGTCGCGGTTGATGCAATCCACCCGCCTGGATTCAGAACAGCAGGAGTATCTGCACTCAATCAAGGCCTCTGCTCATCTGTTGCGGGCATTGATTGGGGATATCCTCGATTTTTCCAAGATCGATGCCAACAAGCTGGAGCTGGAAAGCAGTGCCTTTGAAGTCCGGGATCTGCTGCGTGGTGTCACTTCAACCCTGGCAACAGAGGCGCAGGAGAAGCAGGTTGAGTTGATCTGTCAGGTGGATGCGCGGCTACCCAGAGAGTTATTGGGAGATGAACTGCGGCTCTCTCAGATTCTCTTCAATCTAGTGGGTAATGCGATCAAGTTCACGGATGAGGGAGAGGTGATCCTGCGTGTCTTGCTGGCGACGGGTGACGAGAAGGTAACGGTGCCGCATGTTCGGCTTGAGGTGGAGGACACCGGGATCGGCATCCCGGCTGAGAAGCTGGAGAATATATTCGAGATATTCTGGCAGGCGGATGTGTCGACCAGCCGTCGCTTCGGTGGTACAGGCCTTGGAACCACGGTGGCTCGCGACCTGACGCGCTTGATGGGGGGGGATATCGGGGTCAGAAGTCGACTGGGTGTGGGAACCTGTTTTTGGGTAAAACTCCCCCTGCTGCCGAAGGATGGCAGCAAAGTTGGGGTTAATCCCCCTGTATTGTCCGGCCGCCGCTGTCTACTGCTTGAAGCCAGCGATAAGGGGAGGGCCGTATACAGCGAGGTGGTGACGGAGTTGGGCATGGAGGTAACAGCGGTCTCCAGCGTAGATTCACTGAAGCAGATGCCAAAGCAGGCCTGGGAGCTGATCCTGCTCTGTGATTCGGTCAATGGTATAGATCCGGAGAGCGTGCTGAACCAGCTCGATGATTACGTGACCGGACAACCTCCGGTGCTGTTTGCCGGCTATCGAGGGCGCAAGGTGAATCTGCCGACACGGGCGATCCCGGTATTACTGAAGCCTTTTCTTGTCGATCAGCTTGCGCAAGCCGCAGTGCGGGCGCTGCGAGGGGAGAGTGCGAGCGGTGAGGATGAGGCGGCATTTCCCAAACGTGGAGGCCAGCGTGCTGAAGACAGCGGCGTAAATATTCTGTTGGCGGAAGATAATTCGATTGCTGCGAAGGTGCTGACGACGCTATTGGTTCAGAAGGGGCACCGGGTGATTCATGCCATTGATGGAAGACAGGCGCTGGAGGCGGCGACGGGTAACGAATTTCATCTGGCCTTTATCGATCTTCGTATGCCGCATCTGGATGGCTTTGATTTCACCCGTCTCTACCGTGAGCAGGAGCCCGAGGGACTGCACATGCCGATTTTGGCGCTCACTGCCAATGCCGCAGAGGATGTTATAGAACAGTGTCACGAGGTCGGGATGGATGGCTTTATCAACAAACCGGTAGAGCCGGAACAGTTGGATTTGGTGATCTCCAGATATGTGCAGACGCAGGAATATGGGTAG
- a CDS encoding bifunctional (p)ppGpp synthetase/guanosine-3',5'-bis(diphosphate) 3'-pyrophosphohydrolase, translating into MSDLVERAALYATQAHARIDQRRKYSNQPYDVHLRAVAEIVSEVTDDEHMIAAAWLHDTVEDTTATVRDIETAFGPDVAALVSDLTDISRASDGNRAVRKAIDRDHTAKASVRAKTIKLADLTDNCRDICKHDLRFGRVYLAEMAALLDVLEEGDERLKKQARKVWVRCQEKIGHDPAAVSNSIAAPIRTGFGQNFEQGRALRLFTKSFSARDIAEPLASFDAETSAKSVRKILQKNGWSVAGLRDDGLVSGYIHEVDLLSGFCRDHHRSFARGQVLRENASLSDVIHVLTRHESCFVSMVGGVSGIILREHIQKPIVRMWLFGMVTIIEMNLVERIERIFPDDLWREQLSESRLAKALKMQQERTRRGQSGRLLDCLQFSDKAKILITDDSQLQSLGFDSRRTAKNVVKELESLRNNLAHSQDIVAHNWPQIARMTQRIEELILWDGEETTP; encoded by the coding sequence ATGAGTGACCTGGTTGAACGGGCGGCACTCTATGCCACCCAGGCCCATGCGCGTATCGATCAGCGGCGTAAATATTCCAACCAACCCTACGATGTCCATCTGCGGGCGGTGGCTGAGATCGTGTCTGAGGTCACCGATGATGAGCACATGATTGCAGCGGCCTGGCTGCATGACACGGTAGAGGACACCACTGCCACGGTGCGCGATATTGAAACGGCCTTTGGTCCGGATGTGGCGGCCCTGGTATCCGATCTGACGGACATCAGTCGTGCCAGTGACGGCAACCGGGCGGTGCGTAAGGCGATCGATCGGGACCATACGGCAAAGGCATCGGTTCGGGCGAAGACCATCAAATTGGCAGATCTTACCGACAACTGCCGGGATATCTGCAAGCATGATCTCCGCTTTGGACGTGTCTACCTGGCGGAGATGGCGGCGCTGCTCGATGTTCTTGAAGAAGGCGATGAGCGGTTGAAAAAGCAGGCCCGTAAAGTCTGGGTGCGCTGTCAAGAGAAGATCGGCCACGACCCCGCCGCAGTGTCAAACTCAATAGCGGCGCCTATACGTACCGGTTTTGGTCAGAATTTTGAACAGGGACGTGCCTTGCGGCTGTTTACCAAGTCGTTCTCTGCGCGGGATATTGCCGAGCCCCTGGCTTCATTCGATGCGGAAACGTCGGCAAAATCTGTGCGCAAGATATTGCAGAAAAATGGCTGGTCAGTAGCCGGGCTGCGGGATGACGGATTAGTCAGCGGATATATTCATGAAGTGGATCTGCTCTCCGGCTTTTGCAGGGATCACCACCGCTCATTTGCCCGGGGACAGGTGCTGCGTGAGAATGCATCACTTTCCGATGTGATACATGTCCTGACCCGGCATGAGAGCTGCTTCGTCTCCATGGTGGGCGGCGTTTCCGGCATTATTTTGCGGGAGCATATACAGAAACCGATCGTGCGCATGTGGTTGTTTGGCATGGTCACCATCATAGAGATGAATCTGGTGGAAAGGATCGAGAGAATCTTTCCGGATGATCTTTGGCGTGAGCAGTTGAGCGAGTCACGCCTAGCGAAGGCGCTTAAGATGCAGCAGGAGCGCACCCGCAGAGGCCAGTCCGGCCGTCTTCTGGACTGTCTGCAATTTTCCGACAAGGCCAAGATCCTGATCACCGATGACAGTCAACTGCAATCCCTTGGATTCGACAGTCGCCGCACGGCCAAGAATGTGGTCAAGGAGTTGGAGTCACTGCGTAACAACCTGGCCCACTCCCAGGATATCGTCGCGCACAACTGGCCTCAGATCGCGCGAATGACGCAGCGGATCGAGGAGCTGATTCTTTGGGATGGTGAAGAAACGACGCCATAG
- a CDS encoding DUF721 domain-containing protein → MQIKMKSLGELFGSRESIKTLNKKLAQHAALLARIRLLLPEPLGDHCIGAVPHETRLVLFVDSPAWASRFRYLGRDLREKLKAEGVALESIRIKVFLPQSAPAERHHPAEPLTLSKESAAMIRSTAECTESTELREALLRLSRHAEK, encoded by the coding sequence ATGCAAATCAAGATGAAGTCACTGGGAGAGCTGTTTGGCTCCCGGGAATCGATCAAAACCCTGAACAAAAAACTGGCGCAACATGCGGCGCTACTGGCCAGAATTCGCCTGCTGCTGCCAGAACCCCTGGGTGACCATTGCATCGGAGCCGTACCGCATGAAACCCGGCTGGTGCTGTTTGTTGACTCACCCGCCTGGGCCAGCCGCTTCCGTTACCTGGGGCGTGACCTGCGGGAGAAACTCAAAGCCGAGGGGGTGGCGCTGGAGAGTATCAGAATCAAGGTTTTTCTACCCCAATCCGCACCCGCCGAACGGCACCACCCAGCGGAACCGCTGACTCTTTCTAAAGAGAGCGCCGCGATGATTCGAAGTACCGCAGAGTGCACCGAATCGACCGAATTGCGGGAGGCACTACTGCGTCTGAGCAGACACGCAGAGAAATAG
- a CDS encoding PilZ domain-containing protein, which produces MYIKKPFQHDNDGQKTEDDRRQIKRRHLIYYLRVWDTDYEQLLGHVVDISSEGLMLLSDQKIPKDKEFSMEIRLPDIEGNPQKIDFRAACRWSSNDINRSFYDSGFSFLNSAPEAIDTVRQLIKEYGFKD; this is translated from the coding sequence ATGTATATCAAGAAACCCTTTCAACACGATAACGACGGACAAAAGACAGAGGATGACCGCCGCCAGATCAAACGGCGCCACCTCATCTACTATCTGCGTGTCTGGGATACCGATTACGAGCAGCTGCTTGGGCATGTTGTCGACATATCGAGCGAGGGATTGATGCTGCTCAGTGACCAGAAAATCCCCAAAGACAAAGAGTTTTCGATGGAGATCCGGCTGCCGGATATCGAAGGTAACCCGCAAAAGATTGATTTCCGGGCAGCCTGCCGCTGGAGTAGCAACGACATCAACCGGTCATTCTATGATTCTGGTTTTAGCTTCCTGAACAGCGCCCCTGAGGCGATCGATACCGTACGGCAGTTGATCAAGGAGTATGGTTTCAAGGACTGA